A single window of Dendropsophus ebraccatus isolate aDenEbr1 chromosome 5, aDenEbr1.pat, whole genome shotgun sequence DNA harbors:
- the STAC3 gene encoding SH3 and cysteine-rich domain-containing protein 3 isoform X3, with the protein MHNVRRLKEMFKKKKKEEESEPQTPSPDNQPNGDIQNSGPIIYYIYESEEEEEDDDKKDEPPPEPPQPVNDKPHKFKDHYLKKPKFCDVCARMIVLNNKFGLRCKNCKTNIHHHCQSYVEFQKCFGKIPPGFRRAYSSPLYSNQQYATVKELLPFSAANRTDPVFDTLRTGVIMANKERKKDKDDKKNPAAMIDEEPEPPKQEEGKQEGDSPDGDKKGDKNAQDAKNKKTQPGVRGGFMQSHYFVALYRFKALEKDDLDFQAGDRITVIDDSNEEWWRGKIAEKSGFFPANYIIRVRAGERVYKVTRSFVGNREIGQITLKKDQIVVQKGEEVNGYIKVLTGRKVGLFPVDFLHEI; encoded by the exons ATGCATAAT GTTCGAAGGTTAAAGGAAATgttcaaaaagaagaaaaaggaagaagaaagTGAACCCCAGACCCCAAGTCCAGACAATCAGCCAAATGGTGATATCCAAAACTCAGGTCCAATCATTTATTATATCTATGAAtctgaagaagaggaagaggatgaTGACAAGAAAGATGAACCCCCTCCAGAGCCTCCCCAGCCTGTCAATGATAAGCCCCATAAATTCAAGGATCACTATCTGAAGAAGCCGAAGTTCTGTGATGTGTGCGCTAGAATGATAGTTT TAAACAACAAATTTGGACTGAGATGCAAAAACTGCAAGACTAACATTCATCACCATTGTCAATCCTACGTGGAGTTCCAGAAATGTTTCGGGAAAATA CCCCCTGGTTTCCGCCGCGCATACAGTTCCCCCCTGTACAGCAATCAGCAATATGCCACTGTAAAGGAACTGCTGCCTTTCT CTGCTGCCAATCGCACAGACCCTGTGTTTGATACTTTGAGAACTGGAGTCATCATGGCAAATAAAGAAAGGAAAAAGGATAAAGATGACAAGAAAAAT CCTGCTGCGATGATTGATGAGGAACCAGAGCCCCCGAAACAAGAGGAAGGAAAGCAGGAAGGAG ATTCTCCTGATGGTGACAAGAAAGGAGATAAAAATGCACAGGATGCAAAG AATAAGAAGACACAACCTGGTGTACGGGGAGGCTTCATGCAGTCTCACTATTTTGTTGCTCTTTACCGCTTTAAAGCACTGGAGAAGGATGACCTAGATTTCCA AGCTGGAGACAGGATCACAGTTATTGATGACTCCAATGAAGAATGGTGGAGG GGTAAAATAGCCGAGAAATCAGGCTTCTTTCCAGCTAACTACATCATTCGTGTGCGAGCTGGGGAGAGAGTGTACAAAGTGACCCGATCCTTTGTGGGAAATAGAGAAATTGGACAGATCACACTAAAAAAAGACCAG ATTGTGGTACAAAAAGGCGAAGAAGTAAATGGTTATATCAAAGTCTTGACTGGGCGAAAGGTGGGACTCTTTCCAGTAGACTTTCTGCATGAAATATGA
- the STAC3 gene encoding SH3 and cysteine-rich domain-containing protein 3 isoform X2, giving the protein MKKVRRLKEMFKKKKKEEESEPQTPSPDNQPNGDIQNSGPIIYYIYESEEEEEDDDKKDEPPPEPPQPVNDKPHKFKDHYLKKPKFCDVCARMIVLNNKFGLRCKNCKTNIHHHCQSYVEFQKCFGKIPPGFRRAYSSPLYSNQQYATVKELLPFSAANRTDPVFDTLRTGVIMANKERKKDKDDKKNPAAMIDEEPEPPKQEEGKQEGDSPDGDKKGDKNAQDAKNKKTQPGVRGGFMQSHYFVALYRFKALEKDDLDFQAGDRITVIDDSNEEWWRGKIAEKSGFFPANYIIRVRAGERVYKVTRSFVGNREIGQITLKKDQIVVQKGEEVNGYIKVLTGRKVGLFPVDFLHEI; this is encoded by the exons ATGAAGAAG GTTCGAAGGTTAAAGGAAATgttcaaaaagaagaaaaaggaagaagaaagTGAACCCCAGACCCCAAGTCCAGACAATCAGCCAAATGGTGATATCCAAAACTCAGGTCCAATCATTTATTATATCTATGAAtctgaagaagaggaagaggatgaTGACAAGAAAGATGAACCCCCTCCAGAGCCTCCCCAGCCTGTCAATGATAAGCCCCATAAATTCAAGGATCACTATCTGAAGAAGCCGAAGTTCTGTGATGTGTGCGCTAGAATGATAGTTT TAAACAACAAATTTGGACTGAGATGCAAAAACTGCAAGACTAACATTCATCACCATTGTCAATCCTACGTGGAGTTCCAGAAATGTTTCGGGAAAATA CCCCCTGGTTTCCGCCGCGCATACAGTTCCCCCCTGTACAGCAATCAGCAATATGCCACTGTAAAGGAACTGCTGCCTTTCT CTGCTGCCAATCGCACAGACCCTGTGTTTGATACTTTGAGAACTGGAGTCATCATGGCAAATAAAGAAAGGAAAAAGGATAAAGATGACAAGAAAAAT CCTGCTGCGATGATTGATGAGGAACCAGAGCCCCCGAAACAAGAGGAAGGAAAGCAGGAAGGAG ATTCTCCTGATGGTGACAAGAAAGGAGATAAAAATGCACAGGATGCAAAG AATAAGAAGACACAACCTGGTGTACGGGGAGGCTTCATGCAGTCTCACTATTTTGTTGCTCTTTACCGCTTTAAAGCACTGGAGAAGGATGACCTAGATTTCCA AGCTGGAGACAGGATCACAGTTATTGATGACTCCAATGAAGAATGGTGGAGG GGTAAAATAGCCGAGAAATCAGGCTTCTTTCCAGCTAACTACATCATTCGTGTGCGAGCTGGGGAGAGAGTGTACAAAGTGACCCGATCCTTTGTGGGAAATAGAGAAATTGGACAGATCACACTAAAAAAAGACCAG ATTGTGGTACAAAAAGGCGAAGAAGTAAATGGTTATATCAAAGTCTTGACTGGGCGAAAGGTGGGACTCTTTCCAGTAGACTTTCTGCATGAAATATGA
- the STAC3 gene encoding SH3 and cysteine-rich domain-containing protein 3 isoform X1 has product MFKKKKKEEESEPQTPSPDNQPNGDIQNSGPIIYYIYESEEEEEDDDKKDEPPPEPPQPVNDKPHKFKDHYLKKPKFCDVCARMIVLNNKFGLRCKNCKTNIHHHCQSYVEFQKCFGKIPPGFRRAYSSPLYSNQQYATVKELLPFSAANRTDPVFDTLRTGVIMANKERKKDKDDKKNPAAMIDEEPEPPKQEEGKQEGDSPDGDKKGDKNAQDAKNKKTQPGVRGGFMQSHYFVALYRFKALEKDDLDFQAGDRITVIDDSNEEWWRGKIAEKSGFFPANYIIRVRAGERVYKVTRSFVGNREIGQITLKKDQIVVQKGEEVNGYIKVLTGRKVGLFPVDFLHEI; this is encoded by the exons ATgttcaaaaagaagaaaaaggaagaagaaagTGAACCCCAGACCCCAAGTCCAGACAATCAGCCAAATGGTGATATCCAAAACTCAGGTCCAATCATTTATTATATCTATGAAtctgaagaagaggaagaggatgaTGACAAGAAAGATGAACCCCCTCCAGAGCCTCCCCAGCCTGTCAATGATAAGCCCCATAAATTCAAGGATCACTATCTGAAGAAGCCGAAGTTCTGTGATGTGTGCGCTAGAATGATAGTTT TAAACAACAAATTTGGACTGAGATGCAAAAACTGCAAGACTAACATTCATCACCATTGTCAATCCTACGTGGAGTTCCAGAAATGTTTCGGGAAAATA CCCCCTGGTTTCCGCCGCGCATACAGTTCCCCCCTGTACAGCAATCAGCAATATGCCACTGTAAAGGAACTGCTGCCTTTCT CTGCTGCCAATCGCACAGACCCTGTGTTTGATACTTTGAGAACTGGAGTCATCATGGCAAATAAAGAAAGGAAAAAGGATAAAGATGACAAGAAAAAT CCTGCTGCGATGATTGATGAGGAACCAGAGCCCCCGAAACAAGAGGAAGGAAAGCAGGAAGGAG ATTCTCCTGATGGTGACAAGAAAGGAGATAAAAATGCACAGGATGCAAAG AATAAGAAGACACAACCTGGTGTACGGGGAGGCTTCATGCAGTCTCACTATTTTGTTGCTCTTTACCGCTTTAAAGCACTGGAGAAGGATGACCTAGATTTCCA AGCTGGAGACAGGATCACAGTTATTGATGACTCCAATGAAGAATGGTGGAGG GGTAAAATAGCCGAGAAATCAGGCTTCTTTCCAGCTAACTACATCATTCGTGTGCGAGCTGGGGAGAGAGTGTACAAAGTGACCCGATCCTTTGTGGGAAATAGAGAAATTGGACAGATCACACTAAAAAAAGACCAG ATTGTGGTACAAAAAGGCGAAGAAGTAAATGGTTATATCAAAGTCTTGACTGGGCGAAAGGTGGGACTCTTTCCAGTAGACTTTCTGCATGAAATATGA